The Pseudomonas allokribbensis genome has a window encoding:
- the rpsR gene encoding 30S ribosomal protein S18 — protein MARFFRRRKFCRFTAEDVKEIDYKDLNTLKAYVSETGKIVPSRITGTKARYQRQLATAIKRARFLALLAYTDSHGR, from the coding sequence ATGGCACGTTTCTTCCGTCGTCGTAAATTCTGCCGCTTCACCGCTGAAGACGTGAAGGAGATCGATTACAAAGATCTCAACACTCTGAAAGCCTACGTATCCGAGACCGGCAAAATCGTTCCAAGCCGCATCACCGGTACCAAAGCTCGTTATCAGCGTCAGCTGGCCACCGCTATCAAGCGCGCCCGCTTCCTGGCCCTGCTGGCCTACACCGACAGCCACGGCCGCTGA